One part of the Borreliella afzelii genome encodes these proteins:
- the murJ gene encoding murein biosynthesis integral membrane protein MurJ, protein MNKYVVSTVLVMISTFFSRIMGFAKIKIFSYYFGANLDADIFNYVFNIPNNLRKILSEGAMTSAFLPEFTYEKNKSHEKAVSFFRTVITFNVISIGLIVLVMIIFAKPIMYFLSYYRGENLIFASSVFSYLVLYILLISLSSIFISVLNSYKIFFIPSFSPIMFSFGIILSIFLLYGRFGIYSAVIGVIFGGGLQFLIPFVNCLIIGFAWKPAFYFREKVFLNFLSRWVRMIFGFSISIITQQISFALASTLEIGSVSIFSNAVVYYQLPVGIFYISIATVIFPKMAEYAVLGKNVKLNTLLVDGIKILLLIFIPVSFLMFIWSDYILNLFLMGGKFSIYDTQKTAGVLKCFLVGLLFYSMFSFFQKYYFSIRDAKTPFYLSVLFSILDILLSVFGINYYGLNALALAQSISFMICVIVFYFIILKSGVKINLIEILFVLIKSIITLFPLYIIYFFFEKLQWDVGFSFKNLYFLIAAGIVSIFILFICYSVLGINKIFRFIRRDTL, encoded by the coding sequence ATGAATAAATACGTTGTTTCTACGGTTTTGGTCATGATTTCTACTTTTTTTTCACGAATAATGGGGTTTGCAAAGATAAAGATTTTCTCTTATTATTTTGGCGCAAATCTTGATGCTGATATTTTTAACTACGTTTTCAACATTCCTAATAATTTGCGCAAAATTCTTTCAGAGGGCGCAATGACTTCGGCTTTTTTACCTGAATTTACATATGAAAAAAACAAATCACACGAAAAAGCCGTTTCTTTTTTCAGAACTGTTATAACCTTTAATGTTATTTCTATTGGTTTAATTGTTTTAGTTATGATTATTTTTGCTAAGCCTATAATGTATTTTCTGTCTTATTATAGGGGAGAAAACTTAATTTTTGCAAGTTCTGTATTTAGTTATTTGGTATTATATATTTTATTAATAAGTTTATCGTCAATCTTCATATCTGTTCTAAATTCATATAAAATTTTTTTTATTCCTTCATTTTCGCCTATTATGTTTTCTTTTGGAATAATATTGAGCATATTTTTATTGTATGGTCGTTTTGGAATATATAGTGCTGTTATTGGCGTAATTTTTGGCGGTGGGTTACAATTTCTGATTCCGTTTGTAAATTGCCTTATTATTGGTTTTGCCTGGAAGCCAGCATTTTATTTTAGAGAAAAGGTATTTTTGAATTTTTTAAGCAGATGGGTTCGTATGATTTTTGGATTTTCTATTTCAATTATTACTCAACAGATTTCATTTGCATTAGCATCTACCCTTGAGATAGGAAGTGTTTCTATTTTTAGTAATGCTGTGGTTTATTATCAGCTTCCTGTGGGAATTTTTTATATTTCTATTGCAACAGTAATTTTTCCCAAAATGGCAGAATATGCTGTTTTGGGAAAAAATGTAAAATTAAACACCCTTTTAGTGGATGGAATTAAAATTTTATTGTTAATTTTTATTCCAGTGTCTTTTTTGATGTTTATTTGGTCTGATTATATTTTAAATTTGTTTCTTATGGGGGGCAAGTTTTCTATTTATGATACTCAAAAAACAGCGGGAGTTTTGAAATGTTTTCTTGTAGGCTTACTTTTTTATTCGATGTTTAGTTTTTTCCAAAAATATTATTTTTCTATTCGTGATGCAAAAACACCATTTTATTTGAGCGTTTTATTTTCTATTCTTGATATTTTACTTTCTGTTTTTGGTATTAATTATTATGGTTTGAATGCTTTAGCATTAGCCCAATCTATTTCTTTTATGATTTGTGTGATTGTTTTTTATTTTATAATATTAAAAAGTGGAGTTAAAATCAATTTAATTGAGATTTTATTTGTTCTTATAAAGTCAATTATTACACTTTTCCCTTTATATATAATTTATTTCTTTTTTGAGAAGCTTCAGTGGGATGTGGGTTTTAGTTTTAAAAATCTTTATTTTTTAATTGCGGCAGGAATTGTTAGTATTTTTATTTTGTTTATTTGTTATTCTGTTTTAGGAATAAATAAAATTTTTAGGTTTATTAGGAGGGATACTTTATGA
- the tgt gene encoding tRNA guanosine(34) transglycosylase Tgt gives MFSVIKNDKHSNARVGFLNLPHGRVDTPCFMPVGTLGAMKGLKHTVLEKLECNLMLANTYHLYLRPGIKTIEKYGGLHNFTTWNKNFLTDSGGFQVFSLSGLRKIDLKGVHFKSHLDGSHHYFTPEGVFAMQETFGSDIIMPLDICSSYGIDYNEANLYTNITTNWARSTFKAYKNKKEEYNGLLFLITQGNFFKDLRKRSINDILELDSPGIAIGGISVGEPREKYLEILEYSSLLIPREKPRYVMGIGTPHYILDAIYHGIDIFDCVNPARIARHGSLLTDNGIMRIGRKEYKDDTSPVEKDCGCTLCTRYSRGYLRHLIKSRELFGIILASEHNIYYMFRLISKIRTAILNDDFLNFRTSYLKKYEEGNFDE, from the coding sequence ATGTTTAGCGTAATTAAGAATGACAAACATTCTAATGCAAGAGTTGGATTTTTAAATCTTCCTCATGGCAGAGTAGATACTCCTTGTTTTATGCCAGTTGGTACTTTAGGGGCAATGAAAGGATTAAAACATACTGTTCTTGAGAAGTTAGAATGTAATTTAATGCTTGCAAATACTTATCATTTATATTTAAGACCGGGCATTAAAACTATTGAAAAATATGGTGGTCTGCATAATTTTACAACTTGGAATAAAAATTTTTTAACCGATTCGGGTGGATTTCAGGTGTTTTCTCTTTCTGGTCTGAGAAAAATTGATTTAAAAGGTGTACATTTTAAATCTCATTTAGATGGATCTCATCATTATTTTACTCCTGAGGGAGTATTTGCCATGCAAGAAACTTTTGGCAGCGATATTATTATGCCACTTGATATTTGCAGTTCTTATGGGATTGATTATAATGAAGCCAATTTATATACAAATATTACAACCAATTGGGCTCGTAGTACATTTAAGGCTTATAAAAATAAAAAAGAGGAATACAACGGGCTTTTATTTTTAATAACCCAAGGAAATTTTTTTAAAGATTTAAGGAAAAGAAGCATTAATGATATATTAGAATTAGATAGCCCGGGTATTGCCATTGGAGGCATTTCTGTTGGAGAACCAAGAGAAAAATATTTGGAAATTCTTGAATATAGTTCTTTATTGATACCAAGAGAAAAACCAAGATATGTAATGGGCATTGGTACTCCCCACTACATACTTGATGCTATATACCATGGTATTGATATTTTTGACTGTGTTAATCCTGCAAGGATTGCTAGGCATGGGTCTCTTTTGACAGATAATGGAATTATGCGAATTGGTAGGAAGGAGTACAAAGATGATACTTCCCCGGTAGAGAAAGATTGTGGCTGTACCTTATGTACAAGGTATTCAAGAGGATATTTAAGACATTTGATAAAATCGAGAGAGCTTTTTGGAATAATTTTGGCAAGTGAGCATAATATTTATTATATGTTTAGATTGATTTCAAAGATTAGAACGGCAATTTTAAATGATGATTTTTTGAACTTTAGAACTTCATATTTAAAAAAGTATGAAGAGGGAAATTTTGATGAATAA
- a CDS encoding LptF/LptG family permease: protein MKIDKLFVKSIILTFLSMNLIFMILIILGDLFVNLLNFLEKNISLKDIFYIYYLYLPKAFSDGVALSFLFAISNLIGNLSMRNEIIGLFSCGVPLTRILRPIILISVFISVVLFFFDNYLVIDTVAKRDLLIKNSIGNNGSIDKTIIIRDLAREIYNIKSYDIDENAFSNLMIIIKDSKDEFQTRYDINKAEWKDNKWKLYGIREFVKVGRKIKENAYDVLDGTGIIKLEPDYIRTVMLSSKALNFTKLINWISFLKSEHLNYSDALFDLLNRIFFSFRLMLLSFTVGFIALALKKNIFILSLLNSIAFAVVYVISIVIFSFLADLGYLNIYVASSFTTIFFLIINFLVYRIVRK, encoded by the coding sequence AAAATAGATAAGCTTTTTGTAAAAAGTATCATTCTTACTTTTTTATCCATGAACCTAATTTTCATGATTTTAATTATTCTTGGTGATTTATTTGTTAATCTTCTCAATTTTCTTGAAAAAAATATTAGCCTTAAGGATATTTTTTATATTTATTATTTGTATTTGCCAAAAGCTTTCTCAGATGGAGTTGCTTTATCTTTTCTTTTTGCTATTTCTAATCTTATTGGCAATCTCTCTATGAGAAATGAAATAATAGGTCTTTTTAGTTGTGGAGTTCCACTTACCAGGATATTAAGACCAATCATTTTGATTAGTGTATTTATTTCAGTTGTTCTTTTCTTTTTTGATAATTATCTAGTAATAGATACTGTAGCAAAAAGAGATCTTTTGATTAAGAATAGCATTGGCAATAATGGGTCTATTGATAAAACTATAATAATTAGAGATCTTGCTAGAGAAATTTATAATATTAAATCTTATGATATTGATGAGAATGCTTTTTCTAACTTAATGATTATAATCAAAGACAGTAAAGATGAGTTTCAAACAAGGTATGATATAAATAAAGCTGAATGGAAAGATAATAAATGGAAGCTTTATGGTATTAGAGAGTTTGTTAAGGTTGGTAGAAAAATTAAGGAGAATGCCTATGATGTTCTTGATGGAACAGGAATTATTAAGCTAGAGCCTGATTACATAAGAACTGTGATGTTATCGTCAAAGGCATTAAATTTTACCAAGCTTATTAATTGGATAAGTTTTCTCAAAAGTGAACATTTAAATTATTCTGATGCATTGTTTGATTTGTTAAATAGGATATTTTTTTCATTTAGATTAATGCTTCTCAGCTTTACTGTTGGGTTTATTGCTCTTGCTCTTAAGAAAAATATTTTTATACTCAGTTTATTAAATAGTATTGCTTTTGCTGTTGTTTATGTTATTTCTATTGTAATTTTTAGTTTTTTGGCGGATCTTGGCTATTTAAACATATATGTGGCAAGCTCTTTTACAACTATATTTTTTTTAATTATTAATTTTCTTGTTTATAGGATTGTTAGAAAATAA